The Longimicrobiales bacterium genome has a segment encoding these proteins:
- a CDS encoding sigma-70 family RNA polymerase sigma factor translates to MSRAMEMPGEGTAQADGSGSAGDDSPPAGRLPKEGFAEEAIPWLDAVYRYAIRLTAGNRAEADDIVQETFLRAYRHWHTFQRGTSARAWLFTITRNVFLRARERQARRPETLQSELDHDLAAFAGGDALRDVTQPDPEEGFFASFIDEEVTRAVEQLPTEFREVVVLSDVEGLGYGEIAEIVGVPLGTVKSRLYRGRRLLQRALYDYAQEMGYLRGSTT, encoded by the coding sequence GTGAGCAGAGCCATGGAGATGCCGGGCGAGGGAACGGCACAGGCCGACGGGTCCGGATCTGCCGGTGATGACAGCCCGCCCGCCGGGCGGCTGCCGAAGGAGGGATTTGCCGAAGAGGCGATCCCCTGGCTCGACGCCGTCTACCGTTACGCCATCCGCCTCACGGCCGGCAACCGGGCGGAGGCGGACGACATCGTCCAGGAAACCTTCCTGCGAGCCTACCGTCACTGGCACACGTTCCAGCGCGGCACCAGCGCACGGGCGTGGCTGTTCACAATCACGCGCAACGTGTTCCTCCGCGCGCGCGAGCGGCAGGCGCGGCGGCCGGAGACGCTCCAGAGCGAGCTGGACCATGACCTTGCTGCATTTGCAGGCGGGGACGCGCTGCGCGACGTGACGCAGCCGGACCCCGAGGAGGGGTTCTTCGCGTCGTTCATCGATGAGGAGGTCACGCGCGCCGTAGAGCAGCTGCCGACCGAGTTCCGGGAAGTCGTGGTACTGAGCGATGTCGAAGGTCTCGGCTACGGCGAGATCGCAGAGATCGTCGGCGTGCCGCTGGGCACGGTGAAGAGCCGGCTCTACCGCGGCCGCCGCCTGCTCCAGCGGGCGCTGTACGACTACGCACAAGAGATGGGTTATCTGCGCGGGAGCACGACATGA
- a CDS encoding M23 family metallopeptidase translates to MKLATCILTGTVLLLGGCTAGERSVSPRPTAVRSERDIHAAAARSHPGRRAWEDASRRALRSGLEIAPSFRERVAFQGGDAQAVAYRFTLVRGQSLRVQVAPVTGSATIFADMFQFVGGDMFRPVHWAEKSARSGRFVARGDGEYVLRVQPPVGARGTVDVSVLSEASLVFPVEDADHSAIGSVIGDPRDNGARSHEGVDIFAPRGTAVVAVADGRVEKARNTPTGGLVIWQADAASSLTYYYAHLDELIAREGTYVRAGDVIGRVGNTGNARGTRPHLHFAVYRPGTVPVDPVPMLAARHSQPGPGLGPVDGRGLGTLARVSSDGVRLRRSPSIAGAVIGELSTGTQLRVIGATGAWQRVLLADGTSGFVAAGTVESSYAGTR, encoded by the coding sequence ATGAAGCTGGCGACGTGCATACTCACGGGGACCGTGCTGCTGCTGGGCGGCTGTACGGCAGGTGAACGGAGTGTATCACCGCGACCGACTGCGGTGCGTTCTGAACGCGACATTCACGCGGCAGCCGCCCGGTCGCATCCGGGCCGGCGCGCGTGGGAGGATGCCAGTCGGCGCGCACTGCGGTCGGGGCTGGAGATCGCGCCATCGTTCCGCGAGCGCGTCGCGTTCCAGGGAGGCGATGCGCAGGCCGTGGCCTACCGCTTCACGCTGGTGCGAGGTCAGTCGCTGCGCGTGCAGGTGGCCCCCGTGACGGGTTCGGCCACGATATTCGCAGACATGTTCCAGTTCGTGGGTGGCGACATGTTCCGGCCGGTGCACTGGGCGGAGAAGTCGGCGCGGAGCGGGCGGTTCGTCGCGCGCGGCGACGGCGAGTATGTGCTCCGTGTGCAGCCGCCGGTCGGCGCGCGCGGCACGGTCGATGTCTCGGTGCTGAGCGAGGCATCGCTGGTGTTCCCCGTCGAAGATGCGGATCACTCCGCGATCGGCAGCGTGATCGGTGATCCGCGCGACAATGGCGCGCGCTCGCACGAGGGCGTCGACATCTTCGCGCCGCGCGGCACCGCGGTCGTGGCCGTCGCCGACGGCCGCGTCGAGAAGGCGCGCAACACGCCCACCGGCGGGCTCGTGATATGGCAGGCCGATGCGGCTTCATCGCTGACCTACTATTACGCCCACCTCGATGAGCTGATCGCGCGCGAGGGCACGTATGTGCGCGCCGGTGATGTGATCGGCAGGGTCGGCAACACGGGCAACGCGCGCGGCACCCGCCCGCACCTTCACTTTGCCGTTTACCGCCCCGGCACGGTGCCCGTGGATCCCGTGCCCATGCTCGCCGCGCGTCACTCGCAGCCCGGTCCCGGCCTGGGGCCTGTGGACGGCCGCGGCCTCGGCACGCTCGCGCGCGTGAGCAGCGATGGGGTCCGGCTGCGCCGCTCGCCGTCGATCGCAGGTGCCGTCATCGGCGAGCTGTCGACCGGCACGCAGCTGCGCGTCATTGGCGCGACCGGCGCATGGCAGCGGGTTCTGCTCGCGGACGGCACGAGCGGATTCGTGGCCGCGGGCACGGTCGAGTCGTCGTACGCGGGCACGCGCTGA
- the rsrA gene encoding mycothiol system anti-sigma-R factor yields the protein MSEHMSCSDALEQLWALIDQELCTEDAARVQEHLDRCARCYPQYDFQRAYRELVASQCREKAPPELRRKVFMRLLEEGG from the coding sequence ATGAGCGAGCACATGAGCTGTAGCGACGCGCTCGAACAGCTCTGGGCGCTGATCGATCAGGAGCTGTGCACCGAGGATGCAGCGCGCGTCCAGGAACATCTCGATCGCTGTGCCCGCTGTTATCCGCAGTACGACTTCCAGCGCGCGTACCGCGAGCTCGTCGCGAGTCAGTGCCGCGAGAAGGCGCCGCCGGAGCTGCGCCGGAAGGTGTTCATGCGACTGCTGGAGGAAGGCGGCTGA
- a CDS encoding prolyl oligopeptidase family serine peptidase, protein MPLALITRARRRGIIVALWLAVAPAAVLGQEAPLGQEAPLAAEGWSRPPEPIARAVLAPRHENITLSNASPDQRYFLRTESDGLPSMASFARQHMWLGGLQIDPRANRARTFTTRGSAGLSVVEWESNRTIDIQVPRGATVSGPSWSPDGSRIAFFANTDDATHIYVAELPRGTSRQITRTPVLATINTRIEWTSDGSGIVTVLVPGSRGAPPAVPAVPQGPLVRHTSEGENRLRTYASLLEWPHEMALLEYYTTGQLALIDVASRSVKTIGAPAMIRSVDVGPRGEYMRVTTMQKPFSYIVPVNNFGTKEELWSSDGRVLAELSDRPLNVGVRSAGAGNGRGGADDDQATMRNITWRPDGAGLSYLEQEPAPDSTAADSAAADRPRSDTTGARASSRRKDRVMLWAPPFNDASRSIVYESNARMSNVRYSADGSVLFITEGSGDNQHQYAVFLSDPATKHTIVRGRSDDFYDNPGSLMTTAGPLGYEVVRTSPDNRSVYLSGTQYFKDPQEQAPRPFIDRLELATGTKTRVYEGENATTSERVVAVLDADAPRLIITRESPTDVPDAFVREPNGQVRQITNNRDYNPEITNAQRRRYTVARADGLTFKVDVTLPADYRAGTRLPGMFWFYPREYTDQEDYDETLRTYNRNRFPSVGVRSMEFLTMAGYAVIQPDAPIIGESGRMNDNYEHDLRNNLAAVIDHLDQEGIIDRNRLAVGGHSYGAFSTVNAMVHTPFFKAGIAGDGNYNRTLTPLGFQTERRDLYAGRDTYLSMSPYLFANNLTGALLMYHGMDDQNVGTAPDHSRRLFHVLNGLGKTAALYMYPYEDHGPATEETILDLWARWIAWLDTHVKNGGNAGVTTN, encoded by the coding sequence ATGCCGCTTGCACTGATCACCCGTGCGCGTCGCCGCGGAATAATCGTCGCGTTGTGGCTCGCCGTCGCGCCCGCTGCCGTGCTCGGACAGGAGGCGCCGCTCGGACAGGAGGCGCCGCTCGCGGCGGAAGGGTGGTCGCGCCCGCCCGAGCCCATTGCCCGCGCCGTCCTCGCGCCGCGCCACGAGAACATCACGCTCAGCAACGCGAGCCCGGACCAGCGTTACTTCCTCCGCACGGAGAGCGACGGTCTGCCGTCCATGGCGTCATTCGCCCGCCAGCACATGTGGCTGGGCGGGCTCCAGATCGATCCGCGCGCGAACCGCGCCCGCACGTTCACGACGCGCGGCTCGGCAGGCCTGTCGGTGGTGGAATGGGAGAGCAACCGGACCATCGACATCCAGGTGCCGCGTGGGGCGACGGTCAGCGGCCCGAGCTGGTCGCCCGACGGCAGCCGCATCGCGTTCTTCGCGAACACGGATGATGCGACCCACATCTACGTCGCGGAGCTGCCGCGCGGCACGTCGCGCCAGATCACGCGCACACCGGTGCTCGCCACGATCAACACGCGCATCGAGTGGACGTCCGACGGCAGCGGCATCGTGACTGTGCTGGTGCCGGGCAGTCGCGGCGCACCGCCCGCCGTGCCCGCCGTGCCGCAGGGACCGCTGGTGCGGCACACGAGTGAGGGGGAGAACCGGCTGCGGACGTATGCGAGTCTGCTGGAGTGGCCGCACGAGATGGCCCTGCTCGAATACTACACCACCGGTCAGCTCGCACTCATCGATGTCGCCTCACGCTCCGTGAAGACGATCGGTGCACCAGCCATGATCCGGAGTGTCGATGTCGGTCCGCGCGGCGAGTACATGCGCGTCACGACGATGCAGAAGCCGTTCAGCTATATCGTACCGGTCAACAACTTCGGCACGAAGGAAGAGCTCTGGTCCAGCGATGGCCGCGTGCTGGCCGAGCTGTCGGATCGGCCGCTCAACGTCGGCGTGCGCTCCGCCGGTGCGGGCAACGGCCGGGGCGGCGCTGACGACGATCAGGCCACGATGCGTAACATCACCTGGCGGCCGGATGGTGCCGGGCTGAGCTACCTGGAGCAGGAGCCCGCGCCCGACAGCACCGCCGCCGACAGTGCCGCGGCGGACCGCCCGCGGTCGGACACCACGGGCGCGCGTGCATCGAGCCGGCGCAAGGACCGTGTGATGCTCTGGGCGCCGCCGTTCAACGACGCAAGCCGCTCGATCGTCTACGAGAGCAATGCGCGCATGTCCAACGTGCGGTATTCGGCGGATGGCAGTGTGCTCTTCATCACGGAGGGCTCCGGTGACAACCAGCACCAGTACGCCGTGTTCCTGAGCGATCCTGCGACGAAGCACACGATCGTGCGTGGCCGCAGCGACGATTTCTACGATAATCCGGGTTCTCTCATGACGACGGCCGGCCCGCTCGGCTACGAGGTCGTGCGCACGTCGCCGGACAACCGCAGCGTCTACCTCAGCGGGACCCAGTACTTCAAGGACCCGCAGGAGCAGGCACCCCGGCCGTTCATTGACCGGCTCGAGCTTGCGACCGGCACGAAGACACGGGTCTACGAAGGCGAGAACGCGACCACATCCGAGCGCGTGGTCGCGGTGCTGGATGCCGACGCCCCCCGTCTCATCATCACGCGCGAGTCGCCGACCGATGTCCCGGACGCGTTCGTGCGCGAGCCGAACGGGCAGGTGCGTCAGATCACGAACAACCGCGATTACAACCCCGAGATCACGAACGCGCAGCGTCGGCGCTATACGGTGGCGCGCGCGGACGGCCTGACGTTCAAGGTCGATGTGACCCTGCCCGCCGACTACCGGGCCGGGACGCGACTGCCCGGCATGTTCTGGTTCTATCCGCGCGAGTACACGGACCAGGAGGACTACGACGAGACGCTGCGCACGTACAACAGGAACCGGTTCCCGTCGGTCGGCGTGCGCTCGATGGAGTTCCTGACGATGGCCGGATATGCCGTCATTCAGCCGGACGCGCCGATCATTGGTGAGAGCGGCCGGATGAACGACAACTATGAGCACGACCTGCGTAACAACCTGGCCGCGGTGATCGACCATCTCGACCAGGAAGGCATCATCGATCGCAATCGTCTCGCCGTCGGCGGTCACAGCTACGGCGCGTTCTCCACGGTCAATGCCATGGTACACACGCCGTTCTTCAAGGCCGGCATTGCCGGCGACGGCAACTACAACCGCACGCTCACACCGCTCGGGTTCCAGACGGAGCGTCGCGACCTGTACGCGGGACGCGACACGTACCTGTCCATGTCGCCGTACCTGTTCGCGAACAACCTGACGGGTGCACTGCTGATGTACCACGGCATGGACGATCAGAACGTCGGTACTGCGCCGGATCACTCCCGGCGACTGTTCCACGTCCTGAACGGTCTCGGCAAGACCGCAGCGCTGTACATGTATCCGTATGAGGATCATGGCCCGGCCACTGAGGAGACGATCCTCGATCTGTGGGCGCGGTGGATCGCGTGGCTCGATACGCACGTGAAGAACGGCGGCAATGCGGGCGTGACGACGAACTGA
- a CDS encoding TonB-dependent receptor — protein sequence MRSIRWICVLFLLALALPASAQEADILTGRVLGADGKPIIGARVEVVSAETEITRSVLTDQNGRYLLQFPDGGGRYLVRITYIGLGDIVQAVVRNAEEELLLTDFVMRPQAIALDAINVAAQRPPPSQAGAGDQSTALSQEMANRLPLPDLDPNTLALLAAGVVGTSADSLSGRMGFSVAGMSDLLNQITLDGVVLGEESLGVPEEGVRRTQVTTSTFDASRGGFAGGQVSMTTARGNNRSGGALSYRLDDDALQMSSAASTNPFTRHNLGGSWGGPIIRNRLFYNGSFQVGRNTNYLFALAADDPLAAQRSGVAPDSIGRFLDILQTGLNFPVDGQTGAYTQLNRDYRLQGRMDWNAMQRQGQSHTISLSGNTNINDQDSTRIRSLDLAQHGGDVERNSQLVRLGVISRFGTTWTNNLAFSFSENWSAQTPFVEMPEGQVRVTSEFEDGTRGTSSLVFGGNRSMPQEAYSRNLQASNDVSFLLPVGGQLHRLKVGGRFDISKNIDRSTDNLYGTFTFASLEDFEANLPERFDRSLTERRTRTGSLNGGLYVGDTWRVSMPLEVTLGLRWDYSRLDQKPDYNPAVEAAFGRRTDITPDAMGFSPRVGFSYRLNAQGEPPKSLSGGIGLFAGRSPINIYSTAVRQTGLPNAEQRLTCIGDATPVPDWDLYLQDPGAVPDMCADGGMGAGDPFSLRAPTVTLIDPDQSLPSSLRLDLGYRTQLPKNFTGNFRYTYSLGRGLWGYRDINLDEANTFALGGDGRPFFGDPSAIVTQSGAVSYGASRINPEFGSVFDVVSGRESKAHQITAQISGQLPPKLFLNVNYTLGFARDQASGSFGQATTAGNPNEEEWGTSSNDRRHTINLMTSYAVTEWIELSATTRLSSGTPFTPMVNRDINGDGARNDRAFVFDPADATDPAIADGMSRLMSNVPGNIADCLRSQLGQIADRNSCRNGWTESLDMRLSLRPNLPTLQRRLTLSLDTRNMLTGIDQLVNGKNDLKGWGAGQRADATLLEVNGFDPVTNSFIYQVNEGFGQTRRGPNSFRTPFSITLSGRIAIGGQPQMNNRGFGTRGMGGGFAGDFGGGGRMGGGDMGGMRGAMGGAPGMDIGALMRGTANVDSILDAALRNPVKDVLALRDSLGMTAEQVTSIQLLADTVDAQHARRRADLEPALQQVAASVGAGRPNPQELQQQFQLQIQPHLSGAQREVAEAMTLVQRELSPEQWEKVPASLRQTQQQQQRGSFNAVGFIDRMLANPLPVLLELRDTLRMTPEQIAQIEKISTDLQVSLAQRREALGRRFDNVQPGAEQGRIFQELQPEIEKTRSEISDALKAAEKVLTPEQWKQVPEQIRNPFQPQQRGQRRGGGE from the coding sequence ATGCGCAGCATCCGATGGATATGTGTCCTCTTCCTCCTGGCGCTGGCGCTGCCGGCATCGGCACAGGAAGCCGATATTCTGACCGGCCGCGTACTGGGCGCGGACGGGAAGCCGATCATTGGCGCGCGCGTGGAGGTCGTTTCGGCGGAGACCGAAATCACGCGATCGGTGCTGACGGACCAGAACGGCCGGTACCTGCTCCAGTTCCCGGACGGCGGCGGCCGCTACCTGGTGCGGATCACGTACATCGGGCTGGGCGACATCGTGCAGGCGGTCGTCCGCAATGCGGAAGAGGAGCTGCTGCTGACCGACTTCGTGATGCGGCCGCAGGCGATCGCGCTGGATGCCATCAATGTGGCCGCGCAGCGACCGCCGCCGAGCCAGGCGGGGGCGGGCGATCAGTCCACGGCGCTGTCGCAGGAGATGGCGAACCGGCTGCCGCTGCCGGACCTGGACCCGAACACGCTCGCACTGCTGGCCGCGGGCGTGGTGGGTACTTCCGCGGATTCGCTCAGCGGCCGCATGGGCTTCTCCGTGGCCGGCATGAGCGACCTGCTCAACCAGATCACGCTCGATGGTGTCGTGCTCGGCGAGGAGTCTCTCGGCGTGCCCGAGGAGGGAGTGCGCCGCACGCAGGTGACCACGAGCACGTTCGACGCGTCGCGCGGCGGGTTCGCGGGCGGTCAGGTCAGCATGACCACGGCGCGCGGCAACAACCGCTCGGGCGGTGCGCTGTCCTATCGCCTCGACGATGATGCGCTCCAGATGAGCTCCGCCGCATCGACCAACCCGTTCACGCGCCACAACCTCGGCGGCTCGTGGGGTGGCCCGATCATCCGTAACCGGCTGTTCTACAACGGCTCGTTCCAGGTCGGTCGCAACACCAATTACCTGTTCGCGCTCGCTGCCGACGACCCGCTCGCGGCCCAGAGGTCGGGTGTGGCACCCGATTCCATCGGGCGCTTCCTCGACATTCTCCAGACGGGGCTCAACTTCCCCGTCGACGGCCAGACGGGTGCGTACACGCAGCTCAACCGCGACTACCGCCTCCAGGGACGGATGGACTGGAACGCCATGCAGCGGCAGGGACAGTCGCACACGATCTCGCTCAGCGGGAACACGAACATCAACGACCAGGACAGCACGCGGATCCGCTCGCTCGATCTGGCGCAGCACGGCGGCGATGTCGAGCGCAACAGCCAGCTCGTGCGGCTCGGCGTGATCTCGCGGTTCGGCACCACCTGGACGAACAACCTGGCGTTCTCGTTCTCTGAGAACTGGAGCGCTCAGACGCCGTTCGTCGAGATGCCGGAAGGCCAGGTGCGCGTCACGTCCGAGTTCGAGGATGGCACGCGCGGCACCAGCAGCCTGGTGTTCGGCGGGAACCGCAGCATGCCGCAGGAGGCATACAGCCGGAACCTGCAGGCGTCCAACGATGTGTCGTTCCTGCTGCCGGTCGGCGGGCAGCTGCACCGGCTCAAGGTCGGCGGCCGTTTCGACATCAGCAAGAATATCGACCGCTCGACCGACAACCTGTACGGCACGTTCACGTTCGCTTCGCTCGAGGACTTCGAGGCGAATCTGCCCGAGCGGTTCGACCGGTCGCTGACGGAGCGGCGCACCCGCACCGGTTCCCTCAACGGCGGCCTGTACGTCGGTGACACGTGGCGCGTCAGCATGCCGCTCGAGGTTACGCTCGGCCTGCGCTGGGACTATTCCCGGCTCGATCAGAAGCCCGACTACAACCCGGCCGTGGAGGCCGCGTTCGGACGGCGCACCGACATCACGCCGGACGCGATGGGGTTCAGCCCCCGCGTCGGCTTCAGCTACCGGCTGAACGCGCAGGGTGAGCCGCCCAAGTCGCTGAGCGGCGGCATCGGTCTCTTCGCGGGTCGCTCGCCGATCAACATCTACTCGACGGCCGTGCGCCAGACGGGTCTGCCGAATGCCGAGCAGCGTCTGACCTGCATCGGTGATGCGACGCCCGTCCCCGACTGGGACCTCTATCTCCAGGATCCCGGTGCCGTGCCGGACATGTGCGCCGATGGCGGCATGGGCGCGGGCGATCCGTTCTCGCTGCGCGCGCCGACGGTCACGCTGATCGATCCCGATCAGTCGCTGCCCTCATCGCTGCGGCTGGACCTGGGGTACCGTACGCAGCTTCCGAAGAACTTCACGGGCAACTTCCGTTACACGTACTCGCTCGGTCGCGGCCTGTGGGGCTATCGCGACATCAACCTGGATGAGGCGAACACGTTCGCACTCGGCGGCGACGGCCGTCCGTTCTTCGGCGATCCGAGCGCCATCGTGACGCAGAGCGGCGCGGTGTCCTACGGCGCGTCGCGCATCAACCCGGAGTTCGGGAGCGTGTTCGACGTGGTGTCGGGGCGCGAGTCGAAGGCTCATCAGATCACCGCGCAGATCAGCGGGCAGCTGCCGCCGAAGCTGTTCCTGAACGTCAACTACACACTGGGCTTCGCACGCGATCAGGCGTCGGGGTCCTTCGGGCAGGCAACGACCGCGGGTAACCCGAACGAGGAGGAGTGGGGCACGTCGAGCAACGATCGCCGGCACACCATCAACCTCATGACGTCGTACGCTGTAACGGAATGGATCGAGCTGTCGGCGACGACGCGTCTCTCGTCCGGTACACCGTTCACGCCGATGGTGAACCGCGACATCAACGGAGATGGCGCGCGCAACGACCGCGCGTTCGTGTTCGATCCGGCGGACGCGACGGATCCGGCGATCGCGGACGGCATGAGCCGGCTCATGAGCAACGTGCCGGGGAACATCGCGGACTGCCTGCGCTCGCAGCTCGGTCAGATCGCGGATCGCAACAGCTGCCGCAACGGGTGGACGGAGTCGCTCGACATGCGGCTGAGCCTGCGACCGAATCTGCCGACGCTCCAGCGGCGCCTCACGCTGTCCCTCGACACGCGCAACATGCTCACAGGCATCGACCAGCTCGTGAACGGGAAGAACGACCTGAAGGGCTGGGGCGCCGGACAGCGCGCGGACGCGACGCTGCTGGAGGTGAACGGCTTCGACCCGGTCACGAACAGCTTCATCTATCAGGTCAACGAAGGATTCGGACAAACACGGCGCGGTCCCAACTCGTTCCGTACACCGTTCTCCATCACGCTGTCCGGCCGCATCGCCATCGGCGGCCAGCCGCAGATGAACAACCGTGGCTTCGGCACGCGCGGCATGGGCGGTGGCTTCGCCGGCGACTTCGGTGGCGGCGGGCGCATGGGTGGCGGCGACATGGGCGGGATGCGAGGGGCCATGGGCGGCGCACCGGGCATGGACATCGGTGCACTGATGCGTGGCACGGCGAATGTCGACTCCATCCTGGACGCAGCACTGCGCAATCCGGTGAAGGATGTGCTCGCGCTGCGTGACTCGCTCGGCATGACCGCAGAGCAGGTGACGAGCATCCAGCTGCTCGCGGACACGGTGGATGCGCAGCATGCGCGCAGGCGCGCCGATCTGGAGCCCGCGCTCCAGCAGGTGGCAGCCTCCGTGGGGGCCGGTCGCCCGAATCCGCAGGAGCTCCAGCAGCAGTTCCAGCTCCAGATCCAGCCGCATCTGAGCGGTGCGCAGCGTGAGGTCGCGGAGGCCATGACGCTGGTGCAGCGCGAGCTCAGCCCGGAACAGTGGGAGAAGGTGCCGGCGTCGCTGCGTCAGACCCAGCAGCAGCAGCAGCGTGGCAGCTTCAACGCGGTGGGATTCATCGACCGCATGCTGGCCAATCCGCTGCCGGTCCTGCTCGAGCTCAGGGATACGCTGCGCATGACGCCGGAGCAGATCGCACAGATCGAGAAGATCTCGACGGACCTCCAGGTCAGCCTGGCGCAGCGGCGCGAGGCTCTCGGTCGGCGTTTCGACAACGTTCAGCCCGGCGCCGAACAGGGCCGGATCTTCCAGGAGCTCCAGCCGGAGATCGAGAAGACACGCAGCGAGATCAGCGACGCGCTGAAGGCGGCGGAGAAGGTGCTGACGCCGGAGCAATGGAAGCAGGTACCGGAACAGATCCGCAATCCGTTCCAGCCACAACAGCGCGGCCAGCGCAGGGGAGGCGGCGAGTAG
- a CDS encoding OmpA family protein, translating into MKRNVWLVALVMVAATAACGKRQAPVQPEPQTPPPVQAPPPARPAPTPTNDDAAAREAERRRIISILEQVVHFDYDEATIRSDAQALLAAKVPVLRANPGIRIRLEGHADDRGSVEYNLALGMRRANAVRQYLMEFGIDGSRFETFSYGEDRPSVQGGTESAWSQNRRAEFRITTGI; encoded by the coding sequence ATGAAGCGGAATGTGTGGCTGGTAGCGCTCGTGATGGTCGCCGCGACGGCGGCGTGCGGCAAGCGTCAGGCACCGGTGCAGCCGGAGCCGCAGACGCCGCCGCCCGTGCAGGCCCCGCCGCCGGCGCGTCCGGCACCGACCCCGACCAACGATGACGCCGCTGCGCGTGAAGCGGAGCGTCGTCGAATCATCTCGATCCTGGAGCAGGTCGTCCACTTCGATTACGACGAGGCGACGATCCGTTCGGATGCGCAGGCGCTGCTGGCCGCCAAGGTGCCGGTGCTGCGTGCGAACCCGGGCATCCGGATCCGTCTCGAGGGACACGCGGACGATCGCGGCTCGGTCGAGTACAACCTCGCGCTCGGCATGCGCCGCGCGAACGCAGTGCGTCAGTACCTGATGGAGTTCGGCATCGACGGCTCGCGCTTCGAGACGTTCAGCTACGGTGAGGATCGTCCGTCCGTGCAGGGAGGGACGGAGTCCGCATGGTCGCAGAACCGGCGCGCGGAATTCCGTATCACGACGGGTATCTGA
- a CDS encoding M15 family metallopeptidase, with the protein MMRARLISVCLLVVACASPRAAAPQGDAGSPLVSISDVDPTIMVEARYHGSHNFIGRPITGYEAPKCLLTPQAARALAAVQAELRPWGLSLKTYDCYRPQRAVDDFVAWARAPGDTAMKAEFYPDVDKTNLFSDGYIAERSGHSRGSTVDLTIVALPAATQPQFTTGEPLTDCRAERRFADNTLDMGTGYDCFDPLSHTANPAVGPAAGGNRLLLKLAMEKHGFNNYANEWWHYTLRNEPYPDTYFDIVVR; encoded by the coding sequence ATGATGCGAGCACGTCTGATCTCCGTCTGCCTGCTGGTGGTGGCATGCGCTTCACCGCGCGCCGCGGCACCGCAGGGAGATGCCGGCAGTCCTCTCGTCTCGATCAGCGATGTCGATCCGACGATCATGGTAGAGGCGCGTTATCACGGGTCGCACAACTTCATCGGTCGTCCGATCACGGGGTACGAGGCCCCGAAATGCCTGCTCACGCCGCAGGCCGCGCGCGCACTCGCGGCCGTGCAGGCGGAGCTCCGGCCCTGGGGCCTCTCGCTCAAGACCTATGACTGCTACCGCCCGCAGCGGGCTGTCGACGACTTCGTGGCGTGGGCGCGCGCGCCCGGCGACACGGCGATGAAGGCGGAGTTCTATCCCGATGTCGATAAGACCAACCTGTTCAGCGACGGGTACATCGCAGAGCGATCCGGGCACAGCCGCGGCAGCACCGTGGATCTCACAATCGTCGCGCTGCCGGCCGCGACGCAGCCGCAATTCACCACCGGAGAGCCGCTGACCGACTGCCGCGCGGAGCGGCGCTTCGCCGACAACACGCTCGACATGGGAACCGGCTATGACTGCTTCGACCCCCTGTCCCATACGGCGAACCCGGCGGTCGGGCCGGCGGCGGGCGGGAACCGGCTGCTGCTGAAGCTGGCGATGGAGAAGCACGGCTTCAATAATTACGCGAACGAGTGGTGGCATTACACGTTGCGCAACGAGCCGTACCCGGACACGTATTTCGACATTGTGGTCCGCTGA
- a CDS encoding GntR family transcriptional regulator: MAEQSEIRPGGAGDMRSPPHRGDRVSLAYRRLRELIVTGKLAPGSRIIETSVATRLGVSRTPVRAALQRLQQEGYVVVSSPGQQSRMAVAPLTQEDAIELFGMVSAVEGLAANGAARRPAELRERAVDELRALNADLLTASTPDEHDVNRVFTLDERFHRRVVEFGAGPRLLALHKSIKPQSERYGRIYSSALIDEMVRSVTEHEAVVGAIESGDPDAAESAMRRNWINASQRLANVIDTLGERGTW; this comes from the coding sequence ATGGCCGAGCAAAGTGAAATCAGGCCCGGGGGGGCTGGCGACATGCGGTCGCCCCCTCATCGCGGCGATCGTGTCTCACTCGCGTACCGCCGTCTGCGCGAGCTGATCGTGACGGGCAAGCTCGCGCCGGGCTCGCGCATCATCGAGACGTCGGTGGCAACGCGTCTGGGTGTCAGCCGCACTCCCGTCCGCGCGGCACTCCAGCGCCTGCAGCAGGAGGGCTACGTGGTGGTCTCGAGCCCCGGGCAGCAGTCGCGCATGGCCGTGGCGCCGCTGACGCAGGAGGACGCGATCGAGCTCTTCGGCATGGTGTCGGCCGTGGAAGGGCTGGCGGCCAACGGGGCGGCACGACGCCCGGCCGAGCTGCGGGAGCGCGCGGTCGATGAGCTGCGCGCACTGAACGCCGACCTGTTGACGGCATCCACGCCTGATGAGCACGACGTCAATCGCGTCTTCACGCTCGATGAGCGGTTCCATCGTCGCGTGGTTGAGTTCGGTGCGGGGCCGCGGCTGCTCGCGCTGCACAAGTCGATCAAGCCGCAGTCCGAGCGCTACGGCCGGATCTACAGCAGCGCACTGATCGATGAGATGGTCCGGTCCGTCACCGAGCATGAGGCGGTTGTCGGCGCGATCGAGTCGGGCGATCCGGACGCGGCCGAGTCGGCGATGCGACGCAACTGGATCAACGCTTCGCAGCGCCTCGCCAACGTCATCGACACGCTGGGCGAGCGCGGCACCTGGTAA